A DNA window from Microcystis aeruginosa NIES-843 contains the following coding sequences:
- a CDS encoding DUF4164 family protein — MSNETVTYSLEAVLTRIEGKIDNLQKDVTQKFESLQKDVNQKFDKIDERLNKLEVGQAKLTEKVEGIDNRLKSVEGTQKNQVWTLIILGASAIAVAFLTTFSKI; from the coding sequence ATGTCTAACGAAACCGTTACCTATTCCCTAGAAGCTGTTTTGACTAGGATTGAGGGGAAAATTGACAATCTCCAAAAAGATGTTACTCAAAAATTTGAAAGTCTCCAAAAAGATGTTAATCAAAAATTTGACAAAATCGATGAACGGTTAAATAAGCTAGAGGTAGGACAGGCAAAGTTAACCGAAAAGGTTGAGGGAATCGATAATCGCCTGAAATCAGTGGAAGGAACCCAAAAAAATCAGGTCTGGACATTAATTATTCTTGGGGCAAGTGCGATCGCCGTTGCTTTCCTGACAACCTTCTCAAAGATTTGA